The Seriola aureovittata isolate HTS-2021-v1 ecotype China chromosome 16, ASM2101889v1, whole genome shotgun sequence genomic interval GGTAAAAGAGGAAATAGCAGTTGATGGCATAACAGATTGTGGAGGGGATTTTATATTTACTGATTTATTCATGGCAAGTGAAACATCTGGCATActtgtaataaataaacatttgtggCATAACAGAGGCAGTTAGTAAAAGAAATGCTGTGTTAAAGGTTTCCATATTTTTTGGGGCAAAAATGATCCAATCAGCTGTTTATTTCCCCTCCCACATGTGAACAATACTTACTACCTCTTCCCCCTCAGAGTCTACAGAGGACTCTGAAGAGGAGTCTTTATAACTTCGCTCAgccttcctttttcttctgcGGCTCTTGTCATCCTGAGAGACACAGGATTTGCAGAGAAGGGAGAAATACAATAACTTTATATTTCAAAGCCGCACATATCTGTGGAAATAAACATGAGTTCAGCTAAATGATTACCATCAAAAAGTGTATACCAACACGTGCAAACTACCTTATCTTTGTCCGCTTCTTCCttgagtcttttctttttcttcttgggaaaaaaaacaacatttagacTAAATGCTTTCATTGACTGCTTAACTGCACATTTTTACTACTAGCAACCATTTCTACTCAAGTGTACTCAAACAAGGGAAGCCAAttgtgctgttaaaaaaaaaagaaaaaccttgcTTTCAGCATCTGATTCTTCCTCCGAGCTGTCCGATGCTCTCCTGGCGGATGACTTCTTTCTCTTCCGTTTTTTCTTCACACTCTTCTTGTCATCCtgtagagacaaacagaaatgtaatcaAACAGCGTAGTGCTGCATTGTGTGTGAAACAATCTTGTGAAGCCACTTCACAGGATTTCTATGAAATCAGGGCAGCCTTTTTGAGCTGTATAAAGTCCACTTTGTTTCTGATCATTTAATGTGAACCCATTTGCTCCAGATATACCAGCTATCACAAACACCCCACTGCTCTTCATTAAAACACTAGGAACTATTCCTGGAATGAACCTACAACAGAGAAGCTGACAGATAAATCAATCAGTGTAGTGTGCCATCAAGCAGAGCAGCTTTTTGTCTTCATTTCAGGAGGGCCGTGCCTCTTAATCACAGCTGTTGGATTCTAACTGTAGGAGGATCAGTATTATGATAATGCTGGGGATGAAAAAGAGGCTCCCCAAATTCTATCCAAACCTTGCAACAGTTTAAGTGTGACACACCCTTCCATTGATATTACACTCAGTACTTCAGGACTCTATAAAAATCCATTAAAAGAAATGGGTTTGAGAATATACAATTTGAATGATTCAATACAATTACAATACAATTTAGTTCATAGTCTTTGAGGTTTGGGGTGAGGTCTGTAAGATCGCAGTGATTTGGAAATAAACTTTGCAATCACACACCAAAATTTGGTAGGACTTACCTCATTTTCAGATtctgaggaggagctgctggaggaatCAGAACtcgatgaagaggaggaagatgaagaatgcttgacaaaaacacaatgaaagcaAGGTCCATTAGACTTGAGgttatttgcttgttttaaagACCATCTCAGAGagtaaggtgtgtgtgtgtgtgtgtgtgtgtgtgtgtgtttgtgtgtgtgtgtgtgttatgtcagggataatgaaaaatgtgtgtgtgcgagagagagcgagagggtaATGTGGCCATCAAAATACTGGAGGTCTCTCCTCACCCTGTtggatttcttcttttctttcttctttttctaaaacacaaatgaaaagcCACCGTGAGTAAAGATGAGTTTTAAGAGTGAGATCGTTCAAATGTTCAGTAAAGGAGCGATAACGTAcctcctttttgtctttcttctcctccttttccttgtctgttgtctttttgtctctctctttgtccttgtCACCTAACAACTTCTCTCGGTTTTTTGCCAGTTCTTTCTTCCatctctgggaaaaaaaataaacaaaaaatgtattactttaCTACTTTGCTAATTGTTCTCCATATGCAGTTATTCTTCATACTTGGATGAAAGTGTAAGTTTGTAGCATAGTTAAAAGATTGCAATAAGTGTACACATTACTTTTGACATTCATGGCTAAAATTTAAAGTAATGTGAGGAAAGATGGTGAACATTAAAAAGGTCAACATGTCAAGTCTACATGCTAGAAACATACCTCGTTCATTTTATCCTCAAAGTCAGCCAGGGCTCGAGagcccttcttcttcttctctaactGCTCCTTTAACTCTTCCCTtaagaaaatgcaataaatcAGCTGTAATACAGGGTGTTTTGTACAAACCGAAGATGTTCTTCTCAACACTTCTTCTCTCAACTTTCCCCCCATGCAATGTTAAAAACTGATCCACATTTTCAGGAATTTACAGTAAACAGACAAAGCTTGACCTTATTCACTTCAAGAGATTTGGGTTTGGTGCTTTTAACAAAAGAAGATTcttgtgttttccattttttctatAATAGTAAAggaatttaatacattttagtttaaCATGCTACATGACACTTTATGTCCCCTTTAATTTTAAtatattcaaaacacatttgtctttgcataatgtagaggaaacactcaTGCTAGCAGTGGACTGtaacaaataatgaattaaatgtgCCCCCTTGTGGCTAAATTGGATTTACTTTCATTGAGAACAACCCAATGGTCAGAACTGTATCAGatatgttattttgacattttaaaagttaagaTTTGAGGTATCCTTTGCAGTGGGGAAAAGGCCATCGAGTAAAAGCACTGGAAACTGCacaaactcaacaacaacactttAACAGTGTCCTTTCTTTGACACAACTAGAAGCTCTGTGCTTGCAGAAAGCACAATTCTTTATGGACAGCGCACTTGGTAGCAGCTACAGTTTCATTATGGGACAAccaataaacataaatacacacaaaagaGTTGGATGATAATGTTGGCAGTTGAATCTATATCATCTAAAATCATGTCAAGGGGGCAATGAATGAACCGACCCCTAGTTTGCACATAGCTATCAAATTCCAGAGGACCTCCCTCACTGCTCTGCATCAAGCATCCCTTCATCCCTGAGGTGAGAGCACCAAGTCTTGGAATAATCTTGATGCTATACTAACCATATTGACCCAAAATCATTGGATGCAACACGTGCAAAAGGTGAATAGCGTCTTTATAGTATTACACCGAATTTGAACAAGCCAATGTCACTCAAATTCTATATGCAGGATAATTGTAAAGATGCATTAAATACCTTTAAGTCCATTATGCTGTGTTAATGAGTACATGTGTTATTACATCAAACACAGATCAGAAAACCACCATTAATGTATAACAGTCAGAAATTGCAGTTGGAATGCTGAAAACCATTTTGTCTGTTGTAAAAAGTATCACTTGTCCTAAAAACGACTCCCATTTCCCTATGTAATATCTTGCCCACAATATTACAGAACCCACATTCTCAACAATTAAAACATACACCAATAAGCTGGTGTTAGTTTTACATTCTCTTTATCAGTTTATCTACCTTAGCCTTTAGATTACATCCGGAGCTATCTGTAATGAGACCCATGAACTATAAATCTGCACCCATTACCAACCAGTGCTTGTGCAGGCCAACTGTGATAATAGAAAGACTAGAAAGAATGCAACAACAGGGGAATGTTGCTATGAGAAAGATGTCTGTCagattttatcttttattgcaAAAGAACAATTATTTATGTCAGTGAATGCCAATGGGAAAGTATGTCCTTTACTCACCATGT includes:
- the fam133b gene encoding protein FAM133 isoform X1, with amino-acid sequence MGKRDNRVAYINPIAAARARGPVQNSGPTIQDYLSRPRPTWEELKEQLEKKKKGSRALADFEDKMNERWKKELAKNREKLLGDKDKERDKKTTDKEKEEKKDKKEKKKKEKKKSNRHSSSSSSSSSSDSSSSSSSESENEDDKKSVKKKRKRKKSSARRASDSSEEESDAESKKKKKRLKEEADKDKDDKSRRRKRKAERSYKDSSSESSVDSEGEEVGEAKKKKRSSEEKEKITDKSKKKRKKKHKKHGRKKKKKAASQSDSELD
- the fam133b gene encoding protein FAM133 isoform X3 — translated: MGKRDNRVAYINPIAAARARGPVQNSGPTIQDYLSRPRPTWEELKEQLEKKKKGSRALADFEDKMNERWKKELAKNREKLLGDKDKERDKKTTDKEKEEKKDKKEKKKKEKKKSNRHSSSSSSSSSSDSSSSSSSESENEDDKKSVKKKRKRKKSSARRASDSSEEESDAESKKKKKRLKEEADKDKDDKSRRRKRKAERSYKDSSSESSVDSEGEEGEAKKKKRSSEEKEKITDKSKKKRKKKHKKHGRKKKKKAASQSDSELD
- the fam133b gene encoding protein FAM133 isoform X2, translating into MGKRDNRVAYINPIAAARARGPVQNSGPTIQDYLSRPRPTWEELKEQLEKKKKGSRALADFEDKMNERWKKELAKNREKLLGDKDKERDKKTTDKEKEEKKDKKEKKKKEKKKSNRHSSSSSSSSSSDSSSSSSSESENEDDKKSVKKKRKRKKSSARRASDSSEEESDAESKKKKRLKEEADKDKDDKSRRRKRKAERSYKDSSSESSVDSEGEEVGEAKKKKRSSEEKEKITDKSKKKRKKKHKKHGRKKKKKAASQSDSELD
- the fam133b gene encoding protein FAM133 isoform X4, with amino-acid sequence MGKRDNRVAYINPIAAARARGPVQNSGPTIQDYLSRPRPTWEELKEQLEKKKKGSRALADFEDKMNERWKKELAKNREKLLGDKDKERDKKTTDKEKEEKKDKKEKKKKEKKKSNRHSSSSSSSSSSDSSSSSSSESENEDDKKSVKKKRKRKKSSARRASDSSEEESDAESKKKKRLKEEADKDKDDKSRRRKRKAERSYKDSSSESSVDSEGEEGEAKKKKRSSEEKEKITDKSKKKRKKKHKKHGRKKKKKAASQSDSELD